A stretch of the Macaca mulatta isolate MMU2019108-1 chromosome 14, T2T-MMU8v2.0, whole genome shotgun sequence genome encodes the following:
- the OR9I1 gene encoding olfactory receptor 9I1 (The RefSeq protein has 1 substitution compared to this genomic sequence), translated as MAKNNLTTVTEFILMGFMDHPKLKIPLFLVFLSFYLVTLLGNVGMIILIQVDVKLHTPMYFFLSHLSLLDACYTSVITPQILATLATGKTVISYGHCAAQFFFFTICAGTECFLLAVMAYDRYVAICNPLLYIVAMNPRLCWSLVVGAYVCGVSGAMLRTTCTFTLSFCDDNQINFFFCDLPPLLKLACNDTANIEIITIFFGSFVILANASVILISYLLIIKTILKVKSSGGGAKTFSTCASHITAVALFFGTLIFMYLQSGSGKSLEEDKVLSVFYTVVIPMLNPLIYSLRNKDVKDAFRKVTGRLQVSLTM; from the coding sequence ATGGCCAAGAATAATCTCACCACAGTAACTGAATTCATTCTCATGGGCTTTATGGACCACCCCAAATTGAAAATTCCCCTCTTCCTGGTGTTTCTGAGTTTCTACCTGGTTACCCTTCTTGGGAATGTGGGGATGATTATTTTAATCCAAGTAGATGTCAAACTCCACACCCCAATGTACTTCTTCCTGAGCCACCTCTCCCTGCTGGATGCCTGTTACACCTCAGTCATCACCCCTCAGATCCTAGCCACATTGGCCACAGGCAAAACCGTCATCTCCTACGGCCACTGTGCTGCCCAGTTCTTTTTCTTCACCATCTGTGCAGGTACAGAGTGCTTCCTGCTGGCAGTGATGGCCTATGATCGCTATGTTGCCATTCGCAACCCACTGCTCTATATCGTGGCCATGAATCCCAGACTCTGCTGGAGCCTGGTAGTAGGAGCCTATGTCTGTGGGGTGTCAGGAGCCATGCTGCGTACCACGTGTACCTTCACCCTCTCCTTCTGCGATGACAATCAAATCAACTTCTTCTTCTGTGACCTACCCCCACTACTGAAGCTTGCCTGCAATGACACAGCAAACATCGAGATTATCACCATCTTCTTTGGCAGTTTTGTGATTTTGGCCAATGCCTCAGTCATCCTGATTTCCTATCTGCTCATCATCAAGACCATTTTGAAAGTGAAGTCTTCAGGTGGTGGGGCCAAGACTTTCTCCACATGTGCCTCCCACATCACTGCTGTGGCCCTTTTCTTTGGGACCCTTATCTTCATGTATCTGCAAAGTGGCTCAGGCAAATCCCTGGAGGAAGATAAGGTCTTGTCTGTCTTCTACACAGTGGTGATCCCCATGCTGAACCCTCTGATCTACAGCTTAAGAAACAAAGATGTAAAAGATGCCTTCAGAAAGGTCACTGGGAGACTCCAGGTGTCCCTGACCATGTAG